The stretch of DNA GCTAATTTTTGTAGTTTTTTTCTAGAGTCCTTGTCTCGATAATACATGGCAAATGCTTCTGAGAAATATTCCTCAGGGTACATATTAAAATATGGTTCCACCGGAAAAAGCTTTTTCTTTTCTGAATTCCATACAGTATGAAAAGCGGATGTTGATGATAAATTATTTTTTAGAATACTATCGATTGAATGAGCTAGCTCGTGTAATTCAAGGTTGACCGAGCTATGGCCATTCCCCTTATCACTATAGCCAATTCGAACGGCTACGGTGTTACTTCCGCCAATTCCGGGAACGTCATCCCACGTCTTATTCGTGCCCTCCCAGCCTCTCGGAACGACGCCCTTTAGATGCGAAAATTCTTTCATATCCGTAATTGGACCATTTACTAGGTGAACATGTATATTTTGAGTGATAAGCTGAACTAAAATAGATTCTGGCAGAGGTTTTAACCGTTCTTTTATTTGCTTAACTGCTGCAGAGTCTCTATTATTTTCAGGTGAAATCACAACGGTTTCAAC from Cytobacillus dafuensis encodes:
- a CDS encoding anthrax toxin lethal factor-related metalloendopeptidase, with protein sequence MRKCLLMIAALFLLILINPEKPQAATVYWDGVELKKGQIGRVTIVKPLNLWKRTENGLQFERQLQKGEKYRVYRMDDQYGGQFGVGGDLYITNIEGHVIYETPSISKRKLLDCDQECLVETVVISPENNRDSAAVKQIKERLKPLPESILVQLITQNIHVHLVNGPITDMKEFSHLKGVVPRGWEGTNKTWDDVPGIGGSNTVAVRIGYSDKGNGHSSVNLELHELAHSIDSILKNNLSSTSAFHTVWNSEKKKLFPVEPYFNMYPEEYFSEAFAMYYRDKDSRKKLQKLAPKTYQVIENIK